The following are from one region of the Roseobacter fucihabitans genome:
- a CDS encoding enoyl-CoA hydratase-related protein, protein MDYQTLMCDTEDGVATITLNRAEKMNALSTQMRAEIAYAVSEAGKTARVVVLTGAGRAFCSGQDLGDRVSAANLDLERTLRDEYAPMLRAITECPVPTIAAVNGAAAGAGANLALAADVVIAAESAYFLQAFARIGLIPDAGGTYVLPRTMGTAKAMGAALFADKITARQADDWGMIWEAVPDDAFVAHWRARAQHLAQGPTAAYAAIKKVIRGSWDNSMEDQLSFEAKQQGACGKSRDFKEGVLAFTEKRPARFEGR, encoded by the coding sequence ATGGATTATCAAACCCTGATGTGTGACACAGAAGACGGCGTCGCAACGATTACCCTGAACCGCGCGGAAAAGATGAATGCGTTGAGCACGCAGATGCGCGCCGAAATTGCCTATGCCGTGTCCGAGGCGGGCAAGACCGCCCGTGTCGTGGTCTTGACCGGGGCAGGGCGCGCCTTTTGTTCGGGGCAGGATCTGGGCGACCGGGTCAGTGCGGCGAACCTTGATCTGGAACGCACCCTGCGCGATGAATATGCACCGATGTTGCGCGCCATCACCGAGTGTCCTGTGCCCACGATTGCTGCCGTGAATGGGGCCGCCGCGGGGGCCGGTGCCAATCTGGCGCTGGCCGCTGATGTGGTCATTGCAGCGGAAAGCGCGTATTTTTTGCAGGCTTTTGCGCGCATCGGTCTGATCCCGGATGCGGGGGGGACCTATGTTCTGCCGCGCACGATGGGGACCGCCAAAGCGATGGGGGCGGCGCTTTTTGCCGATAAGATCACCGCGCGTCAGGCAGATGACTGGGGCATGATCTGGGAAGCAGTTCCGGATGACGCCTTTGTGGCCCATTGGCGCGCGCGCGCGCAGCATTTGGCGCAAGGACCCACCGCCGCCTATGCCGCGATCAAGAAAGTGATCCGTGGCAGCTGGGACAACAGCATGGAAGATCAGCTGAGCTTTGAGGCGAAACAGCAGGGCGCTTGCGGCAAATCGCGAGATTTCAAGGAAGGGGTCCTTGCTTTCACCGAAAAACGCCCTGCACGTTTTGAGGGACGCTAA
- the gltA gene encoding citrate synthase, producing MSENTKSAKLSIDGKEFDLPILSPTAGPDVVDIRKLYAQAGVFTYDPGFTSTASCDSTITFIDGDKGELLHRGYPIDQLAGQSHYLEVCYLLLYGELPTPAELEDFECRVTNHTMLHEQMMNFFRGFRRDAHPMAVMTGVVGAMSAFYHDSTDISDPWQREVASIRLIAKMPTIAAMAYKYTIGQPFVYPRNDLDYASNFLRMCFAVPAEDYEVNPILSRAMDRIFTLHADHEQNASTSTVRLASSSGANPFACIAAGIACLWGPAHGGANQACLEMLNEIGTPDRIPEFIARAKDKNDPFRLMGFGHRVYKNIDPRAKVLKQSADEVLDLLGVEDNPILQVAKELEAAALADPYFAEKKLFPNVDFYSGIILEAMGFPTSMFTPIFALSRTVGWISQWKEMIADPQNKIGRPRQLYLGSTARNYEDIENR from the coding sequence ATGTCTGAAAATACAAAATCCGCGAAGTTGAGCATTGACGGTAAGGAATTCGATCTGCCGATCCTCTCCCCGACCGCGGGGCCGGATGTGGTGGATATCCGCAAACTCTATGCGCAGGCGGGTGTATTCACCTATGATCCGGGCTTCACCTCAACGGCGAGCTGCGACAGTACAATCACCTTCATTGATGGGGATAAGGGTGAATTGCTGCACCGGGGATATCCGATCGACCAACTTGCCGGTCAGTCGCATTACCTCGAGGTCTGTTACCTGCTGCTCTATGGTGAGTTGCCCACACCCGCCGAGCTCGAAGATTTCGAATGCCGGGTGACCAACCACACCATGCTGCATGAGCAGATGATGAATTTCTTCCGCGGATTCCGCCGGGACGCGCATCCAATGGCCGTTATGACTGGCGTGGTCGGTGCCATGTCCGCCTTCTATCACGACAGCACCGATATATCCGATCCCTGGCAGCGCGAAGTCGCCTCGATCCGTCTTATTGCAAAAATGCCGACCATCGCCGCGATGGCCTATAAATACACCATCGGGCAGCCCTTCGTTTATCCGCGCAACGATCTGGATTACGCCTCCAATTTCCTGCGCATGTGCTTTGCCGTGCCTGCGGAGGATTATGAGGTCAACCCGATCCTCAGCCGGGCGATGGACCGCATTTTCACGTTGCATGCGGATCACGAACAGAATGCGTCAACCTCCACCGTGCGGCTCGCCTCTTCATCCGGGGCAAACCCATTCGCTTGTATCGCGGCGGGCATTGCCTGCCTCTGGGGTCCGGCGCATGGCGGGGCGAACCAGGCCTGTCTTGAGATGCTCAACGAGATCGGTACGCCGGATCGTATTCCCGAATTCATCGCCCGCGCGAAAGATAAAAATGATCCCTTCCGCCTGATGGGATTTGGGCACCGGGTTTATAAGAACATTGACCCGCGCGCGAAAGTCTTGAAGCAATCCGCCGATGAGGTGCTCGATCTGCTCGGGGTTGAGGACAATCCGATCCTACAGGTTGCCAAGGAACTGGAAGCCGCAGCGCTGGCCGATCCCTATTTTGCCGAAAAGAAACTCTTCCCGAATGTGGATTTCTATTCCGGTATTATCCTTGAAGCCATGGGGTTCCCGACCTCCATGTTCACACCCATTTTCGCGCTCAGCCGGACGGTCGGCTGGATTTCGCAGTGGAAAGAGATGATAGCCGATCCGCAGAATAAAATCGGGCGTCCTCGCCAACTCTATCTTGGCAGCACTGCGCGCAACTACGAGGATATCGAAAACCGTTGA
- the gltX gene encoding glutamate--tRNA ligase: MSAPVVTRFAPSPTGFLHIGGARTALFNWLYARGRGGKFLLRIEDTDRARSTPEATAAILQGMGWLGLDHDGEIVSQFENAPRHGAVAHELLAAGKAYKCFASQEEIATFREQARAAGQNTLYRSPWRDAAPATHPDAPFVIRIKAPQTGQTIIRDRVQGDVTIRNDQLDDMVLLRSDGTPVYMLAVVVDDHDMGVTHVIRGDDHLNNAARQMMIYEAMGWEVPVWAHIPLIHGPDGKKLSKRHGALGAQEYQAMGYPAAGMRNYLARLGWSHGDDEFFSDAQAKDWFDLSGIGKSPARFDVKKLENLSGQHIAQADDAALQHEIVAYLEASGQAPLSQAQSDMLLRAMPCVKERAKTLPELLEKAHFALTTRPVEQDEKAARHLDTVSRGMLRELTPHLQTDSWGKENLENVLNRFAQSKDTKFGKLAGPLRAALSGRAATPSVFDMMLVLGQQETLARLSDAAEDAGG; this comes from the coding sequence ATGTCAGCGCCCGTCGTCACCCGTTTTGCCCCCTCTCCTACCGGATTTCTGCACATCGGGGGCGCGCGCACGGCGCTTTTCAACTGGCTTTATGCGCGCGGTCGGGGGGGCAAATTTCTGCTGCGCATCGAGGATACGGACCGCGCACGTTCCACGCCGGAGGCAACGGCGGCGATCCTGCAAGGCATGGGCTGGCTCGGGCTGGATCATGACGGCGAGATCGTCAGCCAGTTCGAGAATGCCCCCCGCCACGGCGCCGTGGCGCATGAGCTGCTGGCGGCGGGCAAGGCCTATAAGTGTTTCGCAAGCCAGGAGGAAATCGCAACCTTCCGCGAGCAAGCCCGCGCGGCGGGGCAAAACACCCTCTACCGCTCGCCCTGGCGCGATGCCGCCCCTGCGACCCATCCGGATGCCCCCTTTGTCATTCGCATAAAGGCGCCCCAGACCGGGCAGACCATCATCCGGGATCGCGTCCAGGGTGACGTCACGATCCGTAATGATCAGCTCGACGACATGGTCCTGCTCCGTTCGGATGGCACGCCCGTCTATATGCTGGCGGTTGTCGTTGATGACCATGATATGGGGGTGACCCATGTGATCCGCGGCGATGATCACCTCAATAATGCGGCGCGTCAGATGATGATCTATGAGGCGATGGGCTGGGAGGTGCCGGTCTGGGCGCATATCCCGCTGATCCATGGGCCGGATGGTAAGAAACTGTCCAAACGCCACGGCGCTCTGGGCGCGCAGGAATATCAGGCCATGGGGTATCCGGCGGCGGGGATGCGCAATTATCTGGCGCGCCTGGGATGGAGCCATGGAGATGATGAGTTCTTTAGCGATGCGCAGGCAAAGGATTGGTTCGACCTCTCCGGGATCGGCAAAAGCCCTGCCCGCTTTGATGTGAAGAAACTGGAAAACCTGTCGGGACAGCATATCGCGCAGGCCGATGACGCCGCGTTGCAGCATGAAATTGTCGCCTATCTTGAGGCCTCCGGGCAGGCCCCCTTGTCACAGGCGCAGTCAGACATGTTGTTACGTGCCATGCCCTGCGTCAAGGAGCGGGCAAAGACATTGCCTGAACTCCTTGAAAAAGCACACTTTGCGTTAACGACTCGTCCGGTAGAACAAGATGAGAAAGCCGCGCGGCACCTGGATACGGTATCCCGTGGTATGCTCAGAGAATTGACGCCGCATTTGCAAACTGATAGCTGGGGGAAGGAAAATCTGGAGAACGTGCTGAACCGGTTTGCACAGAGCAAGGATACGAAATTCGGCAAGCTGGCCGGACCTCTGCGCGCCGCACTTTCGGGGCGTGCCGCAACACCTTCGGTTTTTGACATGATGCTGGTTCTGGGCCAGCAAGAGACCCTCGCCCGATTGAGCGATGCCGCAGAGGATGCAGGGGGATGA
- a CDS encoding ComEC/Rec2 family competence protein gives MFQIRAILLEQRGALFEWVPICLAIGIGWYFLIRFEPSDTFLGAIGLSAITCLGLARLLGDAFRPLLIATALVATGFLLAAYRAHDVASPVMGWRYYGPVEGRIVNIDRSGSDALRLTLDEVVLERTPPERTPERVRISLHGDQSLSVTPTPGLRVLTTAHVSPPGGPVEPGGFDFQRHAWFGQLGGVGYSRVPLLAIALPEDGRLDLVIFRVRMAVAARMLEVLPGDVGGVAVAVTTGSRSAISQEALEDLRASNLAHLLAISGLHMGLLTGFVFALLRVSIALIPPLALRIPARKMAAGGALIVACCYLALSGGNVATERAFIMVAVALTALMLNRRAISLRAVAIAATIVLFLRPEALLGPGFQMSFAATTALVAVFGYMRDHQISMGPTWAKPVVAVLISSGVAGLATAPIGAAHFNALSHYGLLANLTSVPMMGTVVVPAAVVAALLAPFGLDWIGLWVMGLGLRWILEVGTFIAHLDGARSFVHGPGIAVLPMIALGCLWLCLWQGRTRMVGILPVIAAFWLWVDTDRPIGLIAENGALVGIMTAEGRALSKAKGAGFVARNWLENDGEMTDQGTAAARWQDRRATLLPGGTRITHLAGKKAVAGFRGCTQDQIIVANLDLPKTATGCVLLDPARMKNMGAVYITTGAEGVKLISVRDVTGDRLWSPWHKPKRGDQ, from the coding sequence GTGTTCCAAATCCGGGCGATCTTGCTCGAGCAGCGCGGCGCGCTGTTTGAATGGGTGCCGATTTGTCTGGCCATTGGTATTGGTTGGTATTTCCTGATCCGCTTTGAACCCTCGGACACCTTTTTGGGCGCGATCGGTTTATCCGCAATCACTTGCCTGGGTCTGGCGCGCTTGCTGGGGGATGCGTTTCGTCCGTTACTGATCGCTACGGCGCTGGTCGCCACCGGTTTTTTACTGGCCGCATACCGCGCGCATGATGTCGCAAGTCCGGTGATGGGGTGGCGCTATTACGGCCCGGTGGAAGGGCGCATCGTCAACATTGACCGCAGCGGCTCGGATGCGCTGCGCCTGACCCTCGATGAGGTAGTGCTGGAACGCACGCCACCGGAACGCACGCCGGAACGGGTGCGCATATCGCTGCACGGCGATCAGAGCCTGAGCGTCACCCCCACGCCGGGCCTGCGGGTGCTTACCACAGCGCATGTCTCCCCCCCCGGCGGGCCGGTCGAGCCGGGTGGTTTCGATTTCCAACGCCATGCGTGGTTTGGCCAATTGGGCGGCGTCGGGTATTCACGGGTCCCTTTGCTGGCGATTGCACTGCCAGAGGATGGCCGGCTTGATCTGGTGATTTTCCGGGTGCGCATGGCGGTCGCTGCGCGCATGCTTGAGGTCCTGCCCGGTGATGTCGGTGGCGTGGCGGTGGCGGTCACAACCGGCTCGCGCAGCGCCATCAGCCAGGAGGCGCTTGAGGATTTGCGCGCCAGTAATCTGGCACATCTATTGGCGATTTCGGGCTTGCATATGGGGCTGTTGACCGGCTTCGTCTTTGCCTTGCTGCGCGTCTCAATCGCGCTGATCCCGCCGCTGGCTCTGCGCATCCCCGCGCGCAAAATGGCGGCGGGTGGGGCGTTGATCGTGGCCTGCTGCTACCTCGCCTTGTCGGGCGGGAATGTGGCGACCGAGCGCGCCTTCATCATGGTCGCCGTGGCCCTGACGGCCTTGATGCTGAACCGGCGCGCGATCAGCCTGCGCGCGGTTGCCATTGCCGCCACCATCGTGCTGTTCCTGCGCCCCGAAGCTCTCCTGGGGCCGGGGTTCCAGATGTCCTTTGCCGCCACCACGGCGCTGGTTGCGGTCTTTGGATACATGCGGGATCATCAGATCTCGATGGGTCCCACCTGGGCAAAGCCGGTTGTTGCTGTGCTGATCTCTTCGGGCGTCGCGGGTCTGGCAACGGCCCCCATTGGGGCGGCGCATTTCAACGCGCTCTCACATTACGGGTTGCTGGCCAATCTGACCTCGGTTCCGATGATGGGCACGGTTGTGGTCCCGGCGGCGGTTGTAGCGGCGCTGCTGGCACCCTTTGGGCTGGATTGGATCGGTCTTTGGGTCATGGGCCTGGGGCTGCGCTGGATTCTTGAGGTCGGCACTTTCATCGCGCATCTGGACGGTGCGCGTTCCTTCGTGCACGGACCGGGCATTGCCGTCCTGCCCATGATTGCCCTGGGGTGCCTGTGGCTTTGTCTGTGGCAGGGGCGGACGCGGATGGTTGGCATCCTCCCTGTCATTGCGGCCTTCTGGCTCTGGGTTGATACAGATCGCCCCATTGGATTGATCGCGGAAAACGGCGCGTTGGTGGGGATCATGACCGCCGAAGGGCGCGCGCTCAGCAAGGCGAAAGGCGCTGGTTTTGTTGCGCGCAACTGGCTCGAAAACGACGGTGAGATGACCGATCAGGGCACAGCCGCCGCGCGCTGGCAGGACAGGCGCGCCACCCTTCTGCCCGGAGGCACTCGTATCACACATCTGGCGGGCAAAAAAGCCGTGGCGGGGTTCCGGGGCTGCACCCAGGATCAGATCATCGTGGCAAATCTCGACCTGCCCAAAACCGCAACCGGCTGCGTCCTGCTGGATCCCGCGCGCATGAAAAACATGGGCGCGGTCTATATCACAACGGGCGCAGAGGGCGTAAAACTGATATCTGTCAGGGACGTCACCGGCGACCGGCTCTGGTCACCCTGGCACAAGCCAAAACGCGGTGATCAATAG